GCTGGCCACGAGAATGGCGTCTGGTTTCGTTTCCGCGAGTCGCGACACCTGCGCCGTGAGGTCCGCGGCGTCTACCGGGGCCTTCTCGACGGCGGTGACCGTTGCGCACTTCTCCAACGCCGGGCGCAGCGTCTTGATGATGCCGTCGATGGAAGCGCTTGCGTCACCGAGGATTCCGAGCGAGTTATAGCCCAGCTTCTCGAACGCTCCGCAATACACCTCGGCGTACTGCTTGAGCGAGTTGGGAATCATGAAGGAGTAGTCGTTGCCGGGAGGGGAGGCAAACGCGTCGCTGAGGACAACGGGCGCGATTGCCGGGATCTTCGACTGCTCGAGAATCGACTTCGCCTGCAGGACCGAGCCGCTGCCGGTCGCCAGAATCACGGCACTGGCGCCCTGATCCACCAGCTTCCGAATGATCGACGGCGTCTTGGTGGGACTGCTCTCGTCGTTCTCGACCACCAGTCGTACCGGTTTGCCGTTGATCCCACCTGCCTGGTTGATCAAATCGACGCTCAAGCGAACCGTCTTGCCTGCGATGGTGCTGTACGACGCACCAGGCCCGGTCGAATCCTCGTCCAGACCGATCACGATCTCGTCGTCCGGAATGACCCCGGCGGACGCACACGCACCAGTCCCGAGCACGACTGCCGCGGCCAAGGCTATCGCCTTTCCGAGTCTCACATCCCACTCCTGTCCAAGCAATATTTGGTAAATCAAACAAGCGCTTGATTTACGAAGCTGGGCAGAAGTATGCACTGGGTCACACCGATAGTCAAAACCGCAGTAAATACGGGGAAATCAGCCCCGTTGCTCGGCCTGCAGATCACGAATCGCGGAGCTCAGATCGCGAATCACCGACTTCAACTCGTCCACATCCGAACGCAGTTCGGCCACCGACCCGGCCGGCGGTACAACGTCGACTTTGTCAGCGGGGGCCTTCGCTCGAGCCGGCGCTTTCGTACCGTCGCCGCGCAGGGCAAACCCGTCGAGAAACACCAGGATCAAATTCCGCTGCAGTTCCGGCGCCAGCTCAGCCAGCTGCGACCGATATTGAGCCACAGTCGACCACACCGACTCCCGCATCAAGCGATGAAACTGCTCGGGATCGATGTCTTCGCGAAACTCGCCGTCGGCAATCCCCCGCGCAATTGCCGTGCGCCAGTAGCTGTGCGCTTTCTGGACCGCAACAGTGATGGGAGCGTCGGCCGGCTGGGATGACAGAATCGCTTCGCCTTGATAGACCTCGGTGGCGTACGGGTGGTCGAGTGCGGTGTTGAACGACACCTCGACCATGGACGCCAGCCGGTCGCGAGCTGATCCCGCCGGTTCGATCGAGTTCTCGTATCTGATGTTGAGATCTTCGAGGAAACGCACGACTATTTCGTGCGCCATCGCATCCTTGGATTCGAAGTAGTGATAGAGGCTCCCGGACAGAATGCCGACCTCGTCGGCGATATCTCGCACCGTCGTTGCCGCGATACCGCGCTCGCTGAACAATTTGGCAGCGTGAGTGAGTATCTCTTCCCGTCGGGTCGAACGCACTGACCTATCCCCCTCGTCAATCGCCAAGCGAATGCTTGATCGAATATTGAGGATGCTAACACCGTGCCTGCTCTGACCTGCGGAGTGAGCACGCGTTCATCAAACCGACATATCGGACACATGATGGTGATCGAGTCTCATTCTTCCAGAAACACACTCTCCCTACGCTCATCCGCATCGACGAATACAGCGCCGTATACGCGAGCCGGATACATCACTTCCGGCAGTCCGTTTCCCCGAAGTCCTGAAGACGAAAGGCCCGTCTATGCGAACCTTCTCGAAGCGCACCCTTGCCGCTCCGGCAGCTCTTGCCGCTCTGGGTTTGGTACTCACCGGTTGCGGAAGCAAAGCCTCTGACACCATGTCGGGAGACACCACCGCAGCATCGTGTGTCGATACCTCCGGCGACACGATCAAGGTCGGTTCACTCAACTCGTTGTCCGGCACCATGGCCATCAGTGAAGTGACAGTGCGCGATTCGATTGCACTCGCGGTTCAGGAGATCAACGACGCCGGTGGCGTTCTGGGCAAGAAGGTGCAAATCGTCGCCGAGGACGGCGCGTCCGAGCCGACGGTCTTCGCGGAGAAGGCAGAGAAGCTCATCAGCAGCGACTGTGTCGCAGCAGTTTTCGGCGGCTGGACGTCGTCGAGCCGCAAGGCCATGCTCCCGGTCTTCGAAGACAACAATTCGCTCCTCTACTACCCCGTTCAGTACGAGGGCCTCGAGGATTCCAAGAACATTTTCTACACGGGCGCTACGACCAATCAGCAGATCATTCCCGCACTGGACTACCTGAAGGAAAAGGGCGTCAAGTCCCTTTACCTGGTCGGAAGTGACTACGTCTTCCCACAGACCGCGAATCGCATCATCAAGGCATACGCCGCGGCCAACGGCATCGAGATCAAGGGCGAGGACTACACGCCGCTCGGTTCGACCGACTTCTCCACCATTGTCAACAAGGTCCGCACGGCAGACGCCGACGCCGTATTCAACACGCTCAACGGCGATTCGAACGTCGCGTTCTTCCGCGAGTACACCAATGTGGGCCTCAAGCCGGCCGACATGCCTGTTGTCTCGGTGTCCATCGCCGAGGAAGAGGTGGGCGGTATCGGCGTCCAGAACGTCGAAGGTCAGCTGACAGCCTGGAACTACTACCAGACCATCGACACCCCGGTGAACAACAAGTTCGTCGCGGCATACAAGGCGAAGTACGGCCAGGACAAGCCCACGTCCGACCCCATGGAAGCCGCATACACCTCCGTGTACCTGTGGAAGAACACGGTCGAAAAGGCCGATTCCTTTGCTGTCAAGGATATTCAGGACAACGCTGACGGCGTGACCTTCGAGGCTCCCGAAGGCCTGGTCACCATCGACGGCGACAACCACCACATCACCAAGACCGCCCGCATCGGCGAAATCCGAAGCGACGGACTGATCTACACCGTCTGGGATTCCGGCCAGCCGATCAAGCCAGACCCGTACCTCGAGAGCTACCCGTGGGCCTCGGGTCTCGGCAGCAGCAAGTAACTATCCGACCGCAATGAAACCGACTGGTAGAGAGGTGGAACGTCTGTCATGGATGTTGTGATCGGACAGCTGTTCACAGGTTTGAGCATCGGCTCGATTCTGTTGTTGGCTGCATTGGGACTTTCGCTCACGTTCGGCCAAATGGGTGTCATCAACATGGCCCACGGAGAGTTCATCATGGCCGGCTCGTACACGGCCTACGTTGTGCAGCAGGTAATTTCCAATGCAACCGGTTCGTTGATCATCTCTCTACTGGTCGGTTTTGTCGTCGGCGGATTGATGGGCGTGGCACTGGAAGTGCTTCTGGTGTCACGGATGTACCACCGCCCCCTCGACACGTTGCTGGTGACGTTCGGCGTCGGACTGATACTTCAGCAGTTGGCGCGCGACATCTTCGGCGCACCCGCCGTCAACACCACCGCCCCGTCCTGGCTTTCGGGTGGAGTCGACATTCTCGGCGCCGTAGTTCCGAAAACCCGCATCTTCATTCTGGTGCTGGCGATCGCTGCAGTGATCGCGCTGTCGCTGGCACTGAAGCAGTCGTCGATGGGTAGGCGTATCCGCGCCGTTGTCCAGAACCGGGATTTGGCGGAGACCAGCGGAATATCCTCCCGCCGTACCGATATCACTACCTTCTTCCTCGGATCCGGTCTTGCCGGTGTGGCCGGTGTCGCGTTGACCTTGATCGGTTCCACCAGTCCGACCATCGGGCAGTCGTATCTGATCGACGCGTTCCTCGTGGTGGTCGTCGGCGGACTCGGACAGATGAAGGGCGCGGTGATCGCCGCGTTTGCACTCGGCATCCTGAACTCCTTCATCGAGTACTCCACCACCGCCTCGATTGCCAAGGTCATCTTGTTCGTCATCATCGTCGTCTTCCTCCAGGTACGTCCCCAGGGACTGTTTGCAGTCAAGACAAGGAGCCTCGTATGAGCGTCCTGACCAATCCCCGCATCCGGGTCTGGGGCGGATTCGCCATCGCCGCGATCATTCTGTTCGGTGTTGCCCCCGCCGTGCTCTCCGACTTCCGGCTTTCTTTGCTGGGAAAGTTTTTGTGCTTCGCGATCGTCGCGGTCGGCATCGGACTTGCCTGGGGCCGAGGCGGAATGCTCACCCTCGGCCAAGGTGTGTTCTTCGGTATCGGCGCCTACGTCATGGCTATGCACCTCAAGATCGCCGACGCCGAACTCAAGGGCGACGCCGTACCCGATTTCATGGCAATTGCCGGCAAGACCGAACTACCGGGCTACTGGCAGCCGTTTGCCTCACCGTTCGTGGCTATCTTCGCGGTCCTGTTTCTCCCCGCGACGGTTGCGTTTCTCCTCGGTCTCGGTGTTTTCAAACGACGCGTCAAGGGTGCGTACTTCGCGATCCTCTCGCAGGCTCTCGCCGCTGCCTTCGCGATCCTGCTGATCGGTCAACAGACCATCGGCGGCAGCAACGGGCTCAACCGTTTCCGCACGTTCTTCGGCTTCAACCTCAACGACCCTGCCAACAAGCAGATGCTGTTCTTCATCGCCTCGGGAGTCCTGCTCGCCTCCGTCGCCTTGATCCGGCAACTGATGAACTCCCGCTACGGTGAACTGCTTGTCGCAGTGCGAGATCAGGAAGAGCGCGTGCGCTTCCTCGGGTACGACCCCGCCAACATCAAACTGGTCGCCTACGTCACCGCTGCCTTCCTGGCCGGTATCGCCGGAGCGTTGTTCGTGCCCATCGTCGGCATCATCTCCCCCGCCGACGTCGGAATCGTTCCCTCCATCGCCTTCCTCATCGGTGTGGCGATCGGCGGCCGCGCAACACTTCTCGGTCCCGTACTCGGTGCCATCGGTGTTGCCTGGGCACAGTCGGCCTTCTCGGAGAAATTGCCGTCCGGCTGGATCTACGCCCAGGGCCTGATGTTCATCGTCGTGGTCGGGTTCTTCCCCGCCGGAGTCGCCGGACTCTTTGCTCTCCTGCGTCACCGTCGCAAGCGCGACAAGTCCGCTCCCGAAACCCCGAAAATCAGCGAACCTGAAACTGTGGAGGTGTCCGTATGACCAGCACCGGTACAACCGACACAAGCGCACCGAGCCCCGTACTGGGCGGCAATGCCGGTATGTCATCCGAATACCTGGAAGTAAGGGATCTGAGCGTCAGCTTCGACGGATTCAAGGCCGTCGACAGCGTGAACCTGACGCTGATGCAGGGTGACCTCCGCTTTCTGATCGGACCGAACGGCGCCGGCAAAACCACACTTGTCGACGCCATCACCGGGCTGGTACCGGCGACGGGTTCGATCACCAAATCCGGTGAACAGTTGCTGGGTAAGAAGGTTCACAAGATCGCCCGTCTCGGGGTCGGCCGTACCTTCCAGACGGCCAGCGTCTTCGAAGAACTCTCCGTCCTGCAAAACCTGGACATCGCCGCCGGTGCCGGCCGCTCCCCCTGGGAGTTGTTACGCACCCGCAAATCCGTCCTCCCCGAGATCGAGGAAGCCCTCGAAACCACCGGACTCGAAGCTCTGCGCGACACGCCCGCCGGGATCCTCGCGCACGGACAGAAACAGTGGCTCGAAATCGGAATGCTTCTGGTGCAGAACTGTTCGGTACTTCTGCTCGACGAACCGGTCGCAGGAATGAGCCTGGAAGAACGCGAGGAAACCGGCAACCTCCTGCGTCGGATCGGTGGCGCGCGCACCGTTGTCGTCGTCGAGCACGACATGGACTTCATGCGAGCATTTGCCACCTCGGTCACGGTCCTCGCGGCCGGCAAGGTGCTTGCCGAGGGAACTGTCGCGCAGGTTCAGGCCGATCCCAAAGTCCAAGAGGTCTACCTCGGCACGGCTGCGGCCGTGCCACACGGCGAGGAGTGAATCATGCTCGAAATCAAGGACGTCCGCGCCGGATACGGACGCACCGAAGTCATCCACGGAATCTCGCTCACCGTTCCGGGTAACGGTGTCGCCGCCGTCATGGGCCACAATGGTGCCGGGAAGACGACATTGCTCCGGGCCGCGGTCGGGTTGATCAAACCGACCGGTGGAACAATTCTCCTGAACGGCGAGGACATCACGACACTGCGGCCGAGCGCCCGCGTCGCCCGGGGACTCGCCTACGTCCCCCAAGGACAACAATCGTTCGGCCAACTCACCACCGCGG
The nucleotide sequence above comes from Rhodococcus sp. KBS0724. Encoded proteins:
- the urtD gene encoding urea ABC transporter ATP-binding protein UrtD → MTSTGTTDTSAPSPVLGGNAGMSSEYLEVRDLSVSFDGFKAVDSVNLTLMQGDLRFLIGPNGAGKTTLVDAITGLVPATGSITKSGEQLLGKKVHKIARLGVGRTFQTASVFEELSVLQNLDIAAGAGRSPWELLRTRKSVLPEIEEALETTGLEALRDTPAGILAHGQKQWLEIGMLLVQNCSVLLLDEPVAGMSLEEREETGNLLRRIGGARTVVVVEHDMDFMRAFATSVTVLAAGKVLAEGTVAQVQADPKVQEVYLGTAAAVPHGEE
- the urtB gene encoding urea ABC transporter permease subunit UrtB, which translates into the protein MDVVIGQLFTGLSIGSILLLAALGLSLTFGQMGVINMAHGEFIMAGSYTAYVVQQVISNATGSLIISLLVGFVVGGLMGVALEVLLVSRMYHRPLDTLLVTFGVGLILQQLARDIFGAPAVNTTAPSWLSGGVDILGAVVPKTRIFILVLAIAAVIALSLALKQSSMGRRIRAVVQNRDLAETSGISSRRTDITTFFLGSGLAGVAGVALTLIGSTSPTIGQSYLIDAFLVVVVGGLGQMKGAVIAAFALGILNSFIEYSTTASIAKVILFVIIVVFLQVRPQGLFAVKTRSLV
- the urtC gene encoding urea ABC transporter permease subunit UrtC — encoded protein: MSVLTNPRIRVWGGFAIAAIILFGVAPAVLSDFRLSLLGKFLCFAIVAVGIGLAWGRGGMLTLGQGVFFGIGAYVMAMHLKIADAELKGDAVPDFMAIAGKTELPGYWQPFASPFVAIFAVLFLPATVAFLLGLGVFKRRVKGAYFAILSQALAAAFAILLIGQQTIGGSNGLNRFRTFFGFNLNDPANKQMLFFIASGVLLASVALIRQLMNSRYGELLVAVRDQEERVRFLGYDPANIKLVAYVTAAFLAGIAGALFVPIVGIISPADVGIVPSIAFLIGVAIGGRATLLGPVLGAIGVAWAQSAFSEKLPSGWIYAQGLMFIVVVGFFPAGVAGLFALLRHRRKRDKSAPETPKISEPETVEVSV
- a CDS encoding TetR/AcrR family transcriptional regulator, with the protein product MRSTRREEILTHAAKLFSERGIAATTVRDIADEVGILSGSLYHYFESKDAMAHEIVVRFLEDLNIRYENSIEPAGSARDRLASMVEVSFNTALDHPYATEVYQGEAILSSQPADAPITVAVQKAHSYWRTAIARGIADGEFREDIDPEQFHRLMRESVWSTVAQYRSQLAELAPELQRNLILVFLDGFALRGDGTKAPARAKAPADKVDVVPPAGSVAELRSDVDELKSVIRDLSSAIRDLQAEQRG
- a CDS encoding ABC transporter substrate-binding protein — encoded protein: MRLGKAIALAAAVVLGTGACASAGVIPDDEIVIGLDEDSTGPGASYSTIAGKTVRLSVDLINQAGGINGKPVRLVVENDESSPTKTPSIIRKLVDQGASAVILATGSGSVLQAKSILEQSKIPAIAPVVLSDAFASPPGNDYSFMIPNSLKQYAEVYCGAFEKLGYNSLGILGDASASIDGIIKTLRPALEKCATVTAVEKAPVDAADLTAQVSRLAETKPDAILVASIGGHFEILAHNTLSKIVPETQRFSLASIGNQPASWALADPKALSGMVYMGSLSADNVRTAELTEKVRAVKGADYQLTAYDAQAYDAVMMLAKAIEIAGGHQDRTAVRDALQQVSGLPASFGQDDLTLSFSPGDHLAPDSLCGLVLVEFGDDNKPAHPWDSYQPPCG
- the urtA gene encoding urea ABC transporter substrate-binding protein; the protein is MRTFSKRTLAAPAALAALGLVLTGCGSKASDTMSGDTTAASCVDTSGDTIKVGSLNSLSGTMAISEVTVRDSIALAVQEINDAGGVLGKKVQIVAEDGASEPTVFAEKAEKLISSDCVAAVFGGWTSSSRKAMLPVFEDNNSLLYYPVQYEGLEDSKNIFYTGATTNQQIIPALDYLKEKGVKSLYLVGSDYVFPQTANRIIKAYAAANGIEIKGEDYTPLGSTDFSTIVNKVRTADADAVFNTLNGDSNVAFFREYTNVGLKPADMPVVSVSIAEEEVGGIGVQNVEGQLTAWNYYQTIDTPVNNKFVAAYKAKYGQDKPTSDPMEAAYTSVYLWKNTVEKADSFAVKDIQDNADGVTFEAPEGLVTIDGDNHHITKTARIGEIRSDGLIYTVWDSGQPIKPDPYLESYPWASGLGSSK